One genomic segment of Stenotrophomonas sp. 704A1 includes these proteins:
- a CDS encoding NfuA family Fe-S biogenesis protein, translated as MIQISDTAQTHFRKLIEREGVPGMGVRLSAVDPGTPRADARLEFAEPADLLGDEWAVDCDGFTLYVDATSVGWLDGAEIDIVAGTAGTQQLTIKAPRIKGEAPGDAASLVERVHWVVENEINPQLASHGGKVAVQEVSADGVVLLRFGGGCQGCGMADVTLKQGIEKTLMGRVPGVTAVRDATDHDSGHAPYIPRGNAA; from the coding sequence ATGATCCAGATCTCCGACACTGCCCAGACCCATTTCCGCAAGCTGATCGAACGTGAGGGCGTGCCCGGCATGGGCGTGCGCCTGAGCGCGGTCGATCCGGGAACCCCGCGCGCCGATGCCCGGCTGGAGTTCGCCGAACCGGCCGACCTGCTCGGTGACGAGTGGGCGGTGGACTGCGACGGCTTCACCCTGTACGTGGATGCGACCAGTGTCGGCTGGCTCGACGGTGCAGAGATCGACATCGTCGCCGGCACCGCCGGGACCCAGCAGCTGACCATCAAGGCGCCGCGCATCAAGGGCGAAGCCCCCGGCGATGCCGCCTCGCTGGTCGAGCGCGTGCACTGGGTGGTCGAGAACGAAATCAATCCGCAGCTCGCTTCGCACGGTGGCAAGGTGGCCGTGCAGGAAGTCTCCGCCGACGGCGTGGTGCTGCTGCGCTTCGGGGGCGGTTGCCAGGGCTGCGGCATGGCCGACGTCACCCTCAAGCAGGGCATCGAGAAGACCCTGATGGGCCGTGTGCCGGGGGTAACCGCAGTGCGTGACGCGACCGATCACGACAGCGGCCACGCA
- a CDS encoding 4a-hydroxytetrahydrobiopterin dehydratase, with product MADLIPLAQARCVPRKGSDHKLGEARLAELLPQVPGWELAEAGQALVRTFRFKDYYATMAFVNALAWIAHQQDHHPDLGVHYDRAVVRYSTHDVGGLSENDFICAAKTSALTEQLP from the coding sequence ATGGCCGACCTGATTCCACTGGCGCAGGCCCGTTGCGTGCCACGCAAGGGCAGCGACCACAAGCTTGGCGAGGCCCGCCTGGCCGAACTGCTGCCGCAGGTGCCCGGCTGGGAGCTGGCCGAGGCGGGCCAGGCGCTGGTGCGCACGTTCCGCTTCAAGGATTACTACGCCACCATGGCCTTCGTGAACGCGCTGGCCTGGATCGCCCACCAGCAGGACCACCATCCGGACCTGGGCGTGCATTACGACCGTGCGGTCGTGCGCTACTCCACCCACGATGTGGGCGGCCTGAGCGAGAACGACTTCATCTGCGCGGCCAAGACCTCGGCCCTGACGGAGCAACTGCCATGA
- a CDS encoding energy transducer TonB: protein MNVRLLSLSLLAATGLAGCGGSAPPAPPAPAPTEVAAVKTPPPQYPLELACTGVGGTSTFKVVIGADGRPSEVSLLTGAGNPQLDELARTAVQGWQFKAATRNGEAVPATIQVPVSFNPPQPKPDQCFAIEESLRRGG, encoded by the coding sequence ATGAACGTGCGACTGCTGAGCCTGTCCCTGCTTGCTGCGACCGGCCTGGCCGGCTGTGGCGGGTCCGCGCCACCGGCACCGCCCGCACCGGCGCCGACCGAGGTGGCCGCAGTGAAGACCCCGCCGCCGCAGTACCCGCTGGAGCTGGCCTGCACCGGCGTGGGCGGCACCAGCACCTTCAAGGTGGTGATCGGCGCGGACGGCCGGCCCAGCGAGGTCAGCCTGCTGACCGGCGCCGGCAACCCGCAGCTGGACGAACTGGCCCGGACCGCCGTGCAGGGCTGGCAGTTCAAGGCTGCCACCCGCAACGGTGAAGCGGTGCCGGCAACGATCCAGGTGCCGGTGAGCTTCAACCCGCCGCAGCCCAAGCCGGACCAGTGCTTCGCCATTGAAGAAAGCCTGCGCCGCGGCGGCTGA
- the zupT gene encoding zinc transporter ZupT, with protein MLQIPPENIWIALAVTLAAGLATSIGSLLVLFSRRPNPRLLAFGLAFAGGAMVYVSLSEILNKSIASFALAYGERTGFTYGTLAFLLGVVAIVLIDHFIPNPHESLDKQDPAFRDNSREYLKRVALLTSIAITAHNFPEGLATFFATLESPSVGMPLAFAIAIHNIPEGIAIAVPVYFATRNKLYAFTASLLSGLAEPVGAAIGYVLLSGSLSHATFGWVFGLIAGVMVFLALDELLPAAKRYAKGHETVYGLVAGMGTLAISLVLFKW; from the coding sequence ATGCTGCAGATTCCCCCCGAAAACATCTGGATCGCCCTGGCGGTCACCCTCGCTGCGGGCCTGGCCACCTCGATCGGCAGCCTGCTGGTGCTGTTCTCGCGCCGCCCCAACCCGCGCCTGCTCGCCTTCGGCCTGGCCTTCGCCGGCGGCGCGATGGTGTATGTGTCGCTGTCGGAAATCCTCAACAAGTCCATCGCCTCGTTCGCGCTGGCCTATGGCGAGCGCACCGGGTTCACCTACGGCACGCTGGCCTTCCTGCTGGGCGTGGTGGCGATCGTGCTGATCGACCATTTCATCCCCAACCCGCATGAGAGCCTGGACAAGCAGGACCCGGCGTTCCGCGACAACAGCCGTGAGTACCTGAAACGGGTCGCCCTGCTGACCTCGATCGCGATCACCGCGCACAATTTCCCGGAAGGCCTGGCGACGTTCTTCGCCACGCTGGAGAGCCCGTCGGTGGGGATGCCACTGGCCTTCGCGATCGCCATCCACAACATTCCCGAGGGCATCGCGATCGCGGTGCCGGTGTACTTCGCCACCCGGAACAAGCTGTACGCGTTCACCGCCAGCCTGCTGTCGGGCTTGGCCGAACCGGTGGGTGCGGCGATCGGTTACGTGCTGCTGTCCGGATCGCTGTCACACGCCACGTTCGGCTGGGTGTTCGGGCTGATCGCCGGGGTGATGGTGTTCCTGGCCCTGGATGAACTGCTGCCAGCGGCCAAGCGCTACGCCAAGGGCCACGAGACGGTGTACGGGCTGGTGGCGGGCATGGGCACGCTGGCGATCAGCCTGGTGCTGTTCAAATGGTGA
- a CDS encoding RluA family pseudouridine synthase codes for MTAQDPTKPAGDKPSVRMITVPADRAGQRLDNFLLGQLKGAPRSLVYKLVRSGQVRVNGGRAKAERKLEAGDEVRVPPVRLSEEGDKAGPPEAFMRRLEQAIVFEDARLLALNKPTGVASHGGSGISFGAIETLRALRPGQTLELVHRLDRDTSGLLIVAKKRSALSELQALLREDHGAGIRKRYLTLLVGRMPDGVMTVDAPLHVGLRQGGERHVQVNAIGKESISHFRVLERRGGHSYCEVRIETGRTHQIRVHAQHLGHPVAGDDKYGDPAVNKRLREQIGLKRLFLHAASLEFALDDGKSPYVLNAPLADELVEVLDRLR; via the coding sequence ATGACTGCCCAAGACCCCACCAAGCCGGCCGGCGACAAGCCTTCCGTGCGCATGATCACCGTTCCTGCCGACCGTGCCGGCCAGCGCCTGGACAATTTCCTGCTGGGCCAGCTCAAGGGCGCTCCGCGCAGCCTGGTCTACAAGCTGGTCCGCAGCGGCCAGGTCCGGGTCAATGGCGGTCGTGCCAAGGCCGAGCGCAAGCTGGAAGCGGGGGACGAGGTGCGGGTGCCGCCGGTTCGTCTCAGTGAAGAAGGAGACAAGGCAGGCCCGCCGGAGGCGTTCATGCGCCGGCTGGAGCAGGCCATCGTCTTCGAGGACGCGCGCCTGCTGGCCCTGAACAAGCCGACCGGCGTGGCCAGCCACGGCGGCAGCGGCATCAGTTTCGGCGCCATCGAGACCCTGCGCGCGCTGCGCCCGGGGCAGACGCTGGAGCTGGTTCACCGGTTGGATCGCGACACGTCGGGCCTGCTGATCGTGGCCAAGAAGCGTTCTGCGCTGAGCGAACTGCAGGCGCTGCTGCGTGAAGACCATGGTGCCGGCATCCGCAAGCGCTACCTGACCCTGCTGGTCGGGCGGATGCCGGACGGCGTGATGACCGTCGATGCGCCGCTGCACGTCGGCCTGCGCCAGGGCGGCGAGCGCCATGTACAGGTCAACGCGATCGGCAAGGAATCGATCAGCCATTTCCGGGTGCTGGAGCGCCGCGGTGGCCATTCCTACTGTGAGGTGCGCATCGAGACCGGTCGTACCCACCAGATCCGCGTACATGCCCAGCACCTGGGTCATCCGGTGGCCGGTGACGACAAATACGGCGATCCTGCGGTCAACAAGCGGCTTCGCGAGCAGATCGGGCTGAAGCGCCTGTTCCTGCACGCCGCCTCGCTGGAGTTCGCGCTGGACGACGGCAAGAGCCCTTATGTGCTGAACGCACCGCTGGCCGATGAGCTGGTGGAGGTCCTGGATCGCCTGCGATGA
- the rne gene encoding ribonuclease E: MKRMLINATQAEELRVAIVDGQSLYDIDIEQPSKEQKKSNIYKGRIFRIEPSLEAAFVEYGGGRHGFLPLKEISRDYFQAGVDHNKAGIRELLKEGQEVVVQVDKEERGNKGAALTTFISLAGRYMVLMPNSPSAGGVSRRIEGEDRAALKDALDKLNIPDEMGVIIRTAGVGRDAEELQWDLDYLLNVWRAIAEAALSKPAPFLIYQESRLIVRALRDYLRADIGEILVDTEEMYEHAKEFMQQVMPQTLRKLKHYKDDIPLFNRFQIESQIEGAYERNVRLPSGGSIVVDQTEALTAVDVNSSRATKGSDIEDTAFQTNLEAAEEVARQLRLRDLGGLVVIDFIDMASNKHQREVENRLANALKYDRARVQVGRISRFGLLEMSRQRLRPSLGESSQIVCPRCDGHGRMRSVESLSLSIIRVAEEHAMKENTGQVLVQAPVEIANYLLNEKRSALREIEQRHEAPIVIVADEQLHTPHYTVTRLRENELGEDSSKPSYQRGTPRKLPVHALTKGQLNIPPPMVTQVKHNSPAPVREEAEPTVAPVAAPVAAPAPAPAASGGVVGWLKRIFGGEPAPAPAPVPAARQPQQDGGRRDRNKDRNKDRKERREDSRGNGGNGNAQQQRDGGSRKERGEQRKDGRKDGGNGNTPANGQQPQQQGKQRDQQKDAQQQNKPRNEQGQGQQQPKLKQPRQPRPQDGDKPAEKPQRAAAEATADTATAAAAVAATAVAANAVTAQEGTAPAAPVAPAAPVADVVVADAAPVADATVAAGTDADAVAVSGEDAATDAAGEQAGEGATRRRRGRRGGRRRRRGGADTAAGSDALGDDQDDGDDSEDNDSTDAASDDAVVGKAPATQPGRSQPEFDFDDDAEPAAVDNGKPARAPVAVAAALAPVAAVSSAVVEPAPVDAPVKAEPTPSPVQTSMLDAIDAATPVQPVATAAPVVEATPAEAPVAAAEAAPAIEAKPVVAEAAASVEVAPVEVAPVEGTPVEGTPREATPVSVPAAVKAEAAAVVAPAPVAPVAAAPQAEPTPEVAATAAPAEAPAEASSVDAAPVEAAAPVAEPVAVTAVDPASDGHADAAALAAEAQASEDDEDAGKRTPPAA, encoded by the coding sequence ATGAAGCGAATGCTGATCAACGCCACGCAGGCCGAAGAACTGCGTGTTGCCATCGTCGATGGCCAGTCGTTGTATGACATCGATATCGAGCAGCCGTCGAAGGAACAGAAGAAATCCAACATCTACAAGGGCCGGATCTTCCGCATCGAGCCCTCGTTGGAAGCTGCCTTCGTCGAGTACGGTGGGGGCCGCCACGGCTTCCTGCCGCTGAAGGAAATTTCCCGGGACTACTTCCAGGCCGGCGTCGACCACAACAAGGCCGGCATCCGCGAGCTGCTGAAGGAAGGCCAGGAAGTGGTCGTGCAGGTGGACAAGGAAGAGCGTGGCAACAAGGGCGCCGCCCTGACCACGTTCATCTCCCTGGCCGGCCGCTACATGGTGCTGATGCCCAATTCGCCCAGCGCCGGCGGCGTGTCGCGTCGCATCGAGGGTGAAGACCGGGCCGCCCTGAAGGACGCCCTGGATAAGCTGAACATTCCCGACGAAATGGGCGTGATCATCCGCACCGCCGGCGTCGGCCGCGATGCGGAAGAGCTGCAGTGGGATCTGGACTACCTGCTCAACGTCTGGCGCGCCATCGCCGAAGCGGCACTGAGCAAGCCGGCGCCGTTCCTGATCTACCAGGAGTCGCGCCTGATCGTGCGCGCCCTGCGTGACTACCTGCGCGCCGACATCGGCGAGATCCTGGTGGACACCGAGGAGATGTACGAGCACGCCAAGGAGTTCATGCAGCAGGTGATGCCGCAGACCCTGCGCAAGCTCAAGCACTACAAGGACGACATCCCGCTGTTCAACCGCTTCCAGATCGAATCGCAGATCGAAGGCGCCTACGAGCGCAACGTGCGCCTGCCGTCGGGCGGTTCGATCGTGGTCGACCAGACCGAGGCGCTGACCGCGGTCGACGTGAACTCCTCGCGTGCCACCAAGGGCAGCGACATTGAGGACACCGCGTTCCAGACCAACCTGGAAGCGGCCGAGGAAGTGGCCCGCCAGCTGCGCCTGCGCGACCTGGGTGGCCTGGTGGTCATCGACTTCATCGACATGGCCTCCAACAAGCACCAGCGCGAAGTCGAAAACCGCCTGGCCAACGCACTGAAGTACGACCGCGCGCGCGTGCAGGTCGGCCGCATCTCGCGCTTCGGCCTGCTCGAGATGAGCCGCCAGCGCCTGCGCCCGAGCCTGGGCGAATCGAGCCAGATCGTCTGCCCGCGCTGCGATGGCCATGGCCGCATGCGCAGCGTCGAGTCGCTGTCGCTGTCGATCATCCGCGTTGCCGAAGAGCACGCCATGAAGGAGAACACCGGGCAGGTGCTGGTACAGGCGCCGGTGGAGATCGCCAACTACCTGCTGAACGAAAAGCGCAGCGCGCTGCGTGAAATCGAACAGCGCCACGAAGCGCCGATCGTGATCGTCGCCGACGAGCAGCTGCACACCCCGCACTACACCGTGACCCGCCTGCGCGAGAACGAGCTGGGCGAGGACAGCAGCAAGCCGAGCTACCAGCGTGGCACCCCGCGCAAGCTGCCGGTGCATGCGCTGACCAAGGGCCAGCTGAACATCCCGCCGCCGATGGTCACCCAGGTCAAGCACAACTCCCCCGCGCCGGTGCGCGAGGAAGCCGAGCCGACCGTGGCACCGGTCGCGGCTCCGGTGGCCGCCCCGGCACCGGCCCCGGCCGCCAGTGGCGGCGTGGTCGGCTGGCTGAAGCGCATCTTCGGTGGCGAGCCGGCGCCGGCGCCCGCTCCGGTGCCGGCCGCGCGCCAGCCGCAGCAGGACGGTGGCCGTCGCGACCGCAACAAGGATCGCAACAAGGACCGCAAGGAGCGCCGCGAGGACAGCCGTGGCAACGGTGGCAACGGCAATGCGCAGCAGCAGCGGGACGGCGGCAGCCGCAAGGAGCGCGGTGAGCAGCGCAAGGATGGCCGCAAGGACGGCGGCAACGGCAACACGCCCGCCAATGGCCAGCAGCCGCAGCAGCAGGGCAAGCAGCGCGATCAGCAGAAGGATGCGCAGCAGCAGAACAAGCCGCGCAACGAGCAGGGCCAGGGCCAGCAGCAGCCGAAGCTGAAGCAGCCCCGCCAGCCGCGTCCGCAGGACGGTGACAAGCCGGCCGAGAAGCCGCAGCGTGCCGCAGCCGAGGCTACGGCCGACACCGCAACCGCGGCTGCCGCCGTGGCCGCGACTGCCGTCGCCGCCAACGCGGTGACCGCGCAGGAAGGCACCGCACCGGCCGCTCCGGTGGCACCGGCTGCACCGGTCGCCGACGTGGTGGTGGCTGATGCCGCACCGGTGGCCGATGCCACGGTTGCTGCAGGCACTGACGCCGACGCGGTTGCCGTGTCCGGCGAAGATGCCGCAACCGACGCCGCAGGCGAACAGGCCGGCGAAGGCGCGACCCGCCGCCGTCGTGGCCGTCGCGGTGGCCGTCGTCGTCGTCGCGGTGGCGCTGACACGGCCGCCGGTTCCGATGCCCTGGGCGATGACCAGGACGACGGTGACGACAGCGAAGACAACGACAGCACCGATGCGGCGAGCGACGACGCGGTGGTCGGCAAGGCGCCGGCCACACAGCCGGGCCGGTCGCAGCCGGAGTTCGATTTCGATGACGACGCCGAGCCGGCAGCGGTTGACAACGGGAAGCCCGCACGTGCCCCGGTCGCCGTGGCCGCCGCGCTGGCACCGGTCGCTGCGGTAAGCAGCGCCGTGGTCGAGCCCGCGCCGGTCGACGCCCCGGTCAAGGCCGAGCCGACACCGTCGCCGGTGCAGACCAGCATGCTCGATGCCATCGACGCTGCCACCCCGGTGCAGCCGGTGGCGACTGCGGCCCCGGTGGTCGAGGCAACCCCGGCCGAAGCACCGGTGGCGGCTGCCGAAGCCGCGCCGGCAATCGAAGCGAAGCCGGTGGTGGCCGAGGCGGCCGCGTCCGTCGAGGTCGCGCCCGTCGAGGTCGCGCCCGTCGAAGGCACGCCCGTCGAAGGCACGCCCCGCGAGGCCACGCCGGTATCCGTGCCGGCCGCGGTGAAGGCCGAGGCCGCAGCGGTGGTTGCGCCGGCACCGGTAGCCCCGGTCGCTGCCGCGCCGCAGGCGGAACCGACGCCGGAGGTGGCCGCCACGGCGGCGCCGGCCGAAGCGCCGGCCGAAGCTTCCAGTGTTGATGCCGCGCCGGTGGAAGCCGCTGCGCCGGTGGCCGAGCCCGTGGCCGTGACCGCCGTCGATCCGGCCAGCGATGGCCACGCCGATGCAGCCGCCCTGGCCGCTGAGGCACAGGCCAGCGAAGACGACGAAGACGCCGGCAAGCGCACGCCGCCGGCCGCCTGA
- a CDS encoding endonuclease/exonuclease/phosphatase family protein, which produces MRDRGRGRSALAALGLAVALALAGNAAASPKAAGTAVASVASEPGMSMVTFNLHHDREDWPTRRRTILAELRRLQPDAVALQEVIQKRNVRNQAQWLASQLGYRYVFVSTDAVGAPKRYGNALLTRRPILAQGEHLLQPLDDYRTVAHLRIDVDGHPVNVYATHLNERSDARGQGIRRRQVEDLLRFITATSAGAPVVIAGDFNALVDAGDLSELRSHYGDSYGSVHVNTDLAAVSTLNRHYYQAPSRIDHIFFQQEQMVAREASILFDQPDEGGRWASDHYGVWTRLQFAPKP; this is translated from the coding sequence ATGCGCGACAGGGGGAGAGGGCGCAGCGCGCTGGCTGCGCTGGGGCTGGCCGTCGCGCTGGCCCTGGCGGGCAATGCAGCGGCGTCGCCGAAGGCCGCGGGCACCGCGGTGGCCAGCGTGGCCAGCGAGCCCGGCATGAGCATGGTGACGTTCAACTTGCACCATGACCGCGAGGACTGGCCGACCCGGCGTCGTACCATCCTGGCCGAACTGAGGCGCCTGCAGCCTGACGCGGTCGCGCTGCAGGAGGTGATCCAGAAGCGCAACGTGCGCAACCAGGCGCAATGGCTGGCCAGCCAGCTCGGGTATCGCTATGTGTTCGTGTCCACCGACGCGGTCGGTGCGCCCAAGCGCTACGGCAATGCGTTGCTGACCCGGCGACCGATCCTGGCCCAGGGCGAGCACCTGCTGCAGCCGCTGGACGACTACCGCACGGTCGCGCACCTGCGCATCGACGTCGACGGGCACCCGGTGAATGTCTATGCGACCCATCTGAACGAACGCAGCGACGCGCGCGGCCAGGGTATCCGCCGCCGCCAGGTCGAGGATCTGCTGCGCTTCATCACTGCGACCTCGGCGGGCGCGCCGGTGGTGATTGCAGGGGACTTCAACGCACTGGTCGACGCCGGGGATCTGAGCGAACTGCGCAGCCACTATGGCGACAGCTACGGCAGCGTGCACGTGAACACCGACCTGGCTGCGGTGAGCACGCTCAACCGCCACTACTACCAGGCACCATCGCGGATCGACCACATCTTCTTCCAGCAGGAGCAGATGGTCGCGCGCGAGGCCAGCATCCTGTTCGACCAGCCCGACGAGGGCGGACGCTGGGCGTCGGACCATTACGGCGTGTGGACCCGGCTGCAGTTTGCACCGAAGCCCTGA
- a CDS encoding discoidin domain-containing protein: MKRAIAVGLGLVWSSLAIAAPPALPAPKVLDDFDDVGAWKLVLSDQVSGSLRPVSGAGGGRALCLDYDFHKVSGYVGIRRALNIEYPANYRFGFQLRGDSPANDLQFKLIDASGDNVWWVNRPGYAFPKAWTPVEYRRRQIDKAWGPSPDKEMARSAAVEFTLYSKVGGRGTVCFDKLTLQGLPPQDDSALMPSVITDTASALQDRMIDGKSDTFWVSGGVKQQTISLDLHKTREIGGAVIDWLPNLEARRYTVRTSEDGRDWRTVREVSAGAGGRDWLALPDTDARYVRFDLQDGPNWRYGVRDIALKPLAFAATPNAFLSSVAADLPRGSLPRAYVGEQPYWTLLGLDGGQEQALISEDGALEPAKGSFSVEPFIRLDGKLLDWSNVAVTQSLQDRYLPIANVDWVHEKAGLSVTGFVQGSADRAQLIGRYRLSNPDKVTHEYTLALAIRPWQVNPPTQFLNTVGGFSRIDSLDVGEQLVRINGEPRLYPLQVPDARFASTFDGKLDVMHLASGTLPATTAVKDPTGMASGALLYTIKLEPGQSREVAIVLPQTGSWAPQALDVAKAQQQVAAMWRDTLGVVTLQVPAAGQPLVETLRTAVAHMLISRVGPRLQPGTRSYARSWIRDGAMISEGLLRMGRSDAVRDYVRWYAPFQFENGKVPCCVDARGSDPVPENDSHGELIYNIAEYGRYTGDTAFLEQMWPHVLGAYTYMEQLRASERTEENRARNPAFYGMMPASISHEGYSAKPMHSYWDNFWALRGYKDAAQLAAQLGKLEAMQISESRDQFRDDLQASLHAAMQQHRIDYLPGSAELGDFDATSTTIALAPGGEQGRLPQQALEATFQRYWNEFVARRDGKREWKDYTPYEWRNVAAFVRLGWRERAWQATEFFFRDRAPQPWNQWAEVVSRTPRKPFFVGDLPHAWVASDFVRSALDMFAYSRDVDDALVLAAGVPVSWLQGEGIAVQGLRTPQGQLNYRLQRSDKQLVLELQPGLVPPAGGVVLPWPYAGEPGQASLNGEAVEWINNELHVHQLPARVEIDVPSAVRRAERKGQ, translated from the coding sequence ATGAAGCGTGCGATCGCCGTTGGACTGGGCCTGGTTTGGTCTTCCCTGGCGATCGCCGCTCCACCGGCGCTGCCAGCGCCCAAGGTGCTGGATGACTTCGACGATGTCGGTGCCTGGAAGCTGGTGCTGTCCGACCAGGTCAGCGGATCGCTGCGCCCGGTCAGTGGCGCCGGCGGTGGCCGCGCGCTGTGCCTGGACTATGACTTCCACAAGGTCTCCGGCTACGTCGGCATCCGCCGCGCACTGAACATCGAGTATCCGGCCAACTACCGCTTCGGTTTCCAGCTGCGCGGCGATTCGCCGGCCAACGATCTCCAGTTCAAGCTGATCGACGCCAGTGGCGACAACGTCTGGTGGGTCAATCGTCCCGGCTATGCCTTCCCCAAGGCCTGGACGCCGGTCGAGTACCGCCGCCGCCAGATCGACAAGGCCTGGGGGCCGTCGCCGGACAAGGAGATGGCACGCAGCGCGGCGGTCGAGTTCACCCTCTACAGCAAGGTCGGTGGCCGTGGCACGGTGTGCTTCGACAAGCTGACCCTGCAGGGCCTGCCGCCGCAGGATGATTCGGCGCTGATGCCCTCGGTGATCACCGATACCGCCTCCGCGCTGCAGGACCGCATGATCGATGGCAAGAGCGATACGTTCTGGGTCAGCGGTGGTGTCAAGCAGCAGACCATCAGCCTGGATCTGCACAAGACCCGTGAGATCGGCGGCGCGGTGATCGACTGGCTGCCGAACCTGGAGGCCCGTCGCTATACCGTACGCACCTCGGAGGACGGCCGCGACTGGCGCACCGTGCGCGAAGTCTCCGCAGGGGCCGGCGGCCGCGACTGGCTGGCCCTGCCGGACACCGACGCGCGCTATGTGCGCTTCGATCTGCAGGATGGCCCGAACTGGCGCTACGGCGTGCGCGACATCGCGCTCAAGCCGCTGGCATTCGCTGCCACGCCGAACGCGTTCCTGTCTTCCGTGGCCGCCGACCTGCCGCGCGGTTCGCTGCCGCGTGCCTACGTGGGCGAACAGCCGTACTGGACCCTTCTGGGGCTGGACGGCGGGCAGGAGCAGGCCCTGATCAGCGAGGATGGTGCACTGGAGCCGGCCAAGGGCAGTTTCAGCGTCGAGCCGTTCATCCGGCTCGATGGCAAGCTGCTGGACTGGTCCAACGTGGCCGTCACCCAATCGCTGCAGGACCGCTATCTGCCGATCGCCAACGTCGACTGGGTGCATGAGAAGGCCGGCCTGTCGGTGACCGGCTTCGTGCAGGGCAGCGCCGACCGCGCGCAGCTGATCGGCCGCTACCGGCTGAGCAATCCGGACAAGGTCACGCACGAATACACCCTGGCGCTGGCGATCCGCCCGTGGCAGGTCAATCCGCCCACCCAGTTCCTCAACACGGTCGGTGGCTTCAGCCGCATCGACAGCCTGGACGTCGGCGAACAGCTGGTGCGCATCAACGGCGAGCCGCGGCTGTACCCGCTGCAGGTGCCCGATGCGCGCTTTGCCAGCACGTTCGATGGCAAGCTGGACGTGATGCACCTGGCCAGCGGCACGCTGCCGGCCACCACGGCGGTGAAGGACCCGACCGGCATGGCCTCCGGTGCGCTGCTGTACACGATCAAGCTGGAGCCGGGGCAGAGCCGCGAGGTGGCGATCGTGCTGCCGCAGACCGGCAGCTGGGCGCCGCAGGCGCTGGACGTGGCCAAGGCCCAGCAGCAGGTTGCCGCGATGTGGCGCGACACGCTGGGCGTGGTCACCCTGCAGGTGCCTGCCGCCGGCCAGCCGCTGGTGGAGACCCTGCGTACGGCGGTGGCCCACATGCTGATCTCGCGCGTCGGGCCGCGCCTGCAGCCCGGCACCCGCTCGTATGCGCGCAGCTGGATCCGCGACGGCGCGATGATCTCCGAAGGCCTGCTGCGCATGGGGCGCAGTGATGCGGTGCGCGACTACGTGCGCTGGTACGCGCCGTTCCAGTTCGAGAACGGCAAGGTGCCGTGCTGCGTCGATGCGCGTGGCAGCGACCCGGTCCCCGAGAACGACAGCCACGGCGAGCTGATCTACAACATCGCCGAGTACGGGCGCTACACCGGCGACACCGCCTTCCTCGAACAGATGTGGCCGCACGTGCTGGGGGCCTACACCTACATGGAGCAGCTGCGCGCCAGCGAGCGCACCGAGGAGAACCGGGCGCGCAATCCGGCGTTCTACGGAATGATGCCGGCGTCGATCAGCCATGAAGGCTATTCCGCCAAGCCGATGCACTCGTACTGGGACAACTTCTGGGCGCTGCGTGGCTACAAGGATGCCGCGCAGCTGGCCGCCCAGCTCGGCAAGCTCGAAGCGATGCAGATCAGTGAATCGCGCGACCAGTTCCGTGATGACCTGCAGGCATCGCTGCACGCGGCCATGCAGCAGCACCGCATCGACTACCTGCCGGGCTCGGCCGAGCTGGGCGATTTCGATGCGACCTCCACCACCATCGCGCTGGCCCCCGGCGGTGAACAGGGCCGGCTGCCTCAGCAGGCGCTGGAAGCCACCTTCCAGCGCTACTGGAACGAGTTCGTCGCCCGTCGCGATGGCAAGCGCGAATGGAAGGACTACACGCCCTACGAATGGCGCAATGTGGCCGCGTTCGTCCGCCTGGGCTGGCGCGAGCGGGCGTGGCAGGCCACCGAGTTCTTCTTCAGGGATCGCGCACCGCAGCCCTGGAACCAGTGGGCCGAAGTGGTCTCGCGCACGCCGCGCAAGCCGTTCTTCGTCGGCGACCTGCCGCATGCCTGGGTGGCTTCGGACTTCGTGCGCTCGGCGCTGGACATGTTCGCCTACAGCCGTGATGTCGACGATGCGCTGGTACTGGCCGCGGGTGTACCGGTGAGCTGGCTGCAGGGCGAGGGCATTGCGGTGCAGGGCCTGCGCACACCGCAGGGCCAGCTCAACTATCGCCTGCAGCGCAGCGACAAGCAGCTGGTGCTGGAACTGCAGCCGGGCCTGGTACCGCCCGCCGGTGGCGTGGTGCTGCCGTGGCCGTATGCCGGAGAACCCGGGCAGGCCAGCCTCAACGGTGAGGCTGTGGAGTGGATCAACAACGAACTGCACGTGCACCAGCTGCCGGCACGTGTCGAGATCGACGTGCCCAGCGCGGTGCGTCGCGCCGAACGCAAGGGACAGTAG